Proteins found in one bacterium genomic segment:
- a CDS encoding DUF5522 domain-containing protein yields MPREDLHFGKDYYFNEDGFMVFTAAYLLKRGYCCESGCRHCPYGFDPMGPSRAEGATGLSDGERSASRASRRPRN; encoded by the coding sequence ATGCCCCGCGAAGATCTCCATTTCGGCAAGGATTATTATTTCAACGAGGACGGCTTCATGGTCTTCACCGCCGCCTATTTATTGAAGCGGGGTTACTGCTGCGAGAGCGGCTGCCGCCATTGTCCTTACGGCTTCGATCCCATGGGCCCCTCGCGAGCGGAGGGCGCCACCGGACTCAGCGATGGCGAACGAAGCGCATCTCGAGCTTCTCGCCGCCCGCGAAATTAG